From the Prunus dulcis chromosome 4, ALMONDv2, whole genome shotgun sequence genome, one window contains:
- the LOC117624580 gene encoding two-pore potassium channel 1-like, protein MAMDDVREPLKGRKFRRCRSAPLAEHVPLETTNGSVPVTESIFRNLHPSFRKVCIFLAFYLGIGTICFYLVRNQIKGEKTNGVLDAVYFCIVTMTTVGYGDLVPNSILSKLLACAFVFTGMALVGLILSKAADYLVEKQEILLAKALHMHQKVGHIQVLKDVETNSLKYKCIVAFILLLVLISAGTIFLATVEKLDLVDAFYCVCSTITTLGYGDKSFSTQAGRVFAIFWILTSTICLAQFFLYIAELNSQSRQRALVKWVLSRRTTNVDLEAADLDGDGVVGAAEFIIYKLKEMGKISQEDIRLVMEEFEDLDVDQSGTLSLSDIMLAQPPSTEK, encoded by the exons ATGGCTATGGATGATGTGAGAGAACCTCTGAAGGGTAGAAAATTTCGCCGTTGTAGAAGTGCTCCTCTTGCAGAGCATGTACCCTTAGAGACAACCAATGGCTCAGTTCCAGTTACTGAATCCATTTTTCGAAATTTACACCCGAGTTTTCGTAAAGTATGTATATTCTTGGCTTTCTACTTAGGCATAGGAACTATCTGCTTCTACCTCGTCAGGAACCAGATCAAGGGAGAGAAGACAAATGGAGTTCTTGATGCTGTTTATTTCTGTATTGTGACAATGACCACTGTTGGATATGGAGACCTAGTGCCAAACAGCATTCTTTCGAAACTACTGGCCTGTGCTTTTGTCTTCACAGGAATGGCTCTTGTTGGGTTGATCTTGAGCAAAGCAGCTGACTACTTGGTCGAGAAGCAGGAAATATTGCTTGCTAAAGCCTTACATATGCATCAAAAAGTTGGTCATATTCAAGTTCTTAAAGATGTTGAGACTAACAGTTTGAAGTACAAATGCATTGTGGCCTTTATCCTTCTTTTGGTACTCATAAGTGCTGGCACAATCTTCCTAGCTACTGTTGAGAAATTGGACCTTGTGGATGCATTTTATTGCGTTTGTTCTACCATCACAACCCTGGGGTATGGAGATAAGAGCTTTTCAACTCAAGCAGGGCGTGTTTTTGCAATATTCTGGATATTGACAAGTACCATTTGTTTAGCTCAGTTTTTCCTCTACATTGCTGAGCTAAACTCCCAGAGCAGGCAAAGGGCATTGGTCAAGTGGGTTCTTTCTCGTAGGACGACAAATGTAGATTTGGAGGCAGCTGATCTTGATGGTGATGGGGTAGTTGG GGCTGctgaatttatcatatataAGCTCAAAGAGATGGGGAAGATTAGCCAAGAAGATATTAGACTTGTGATGGAGGAATTCGAAGATCTTGACGTTGATCAGTCAGGAACCTTGTCGTTATCAGATATAATGCTTGCTCAACCACCTTCGACAGAAAAGTAA
- the LOC117625802 gene encoding uncharacterized protein LOC117625802 — protein sequence MEIPEKLLKFKFHFLFALILCLTLYAITLIAPRFLTILAYFWPLFLSTALFLFAVVVFGKTTLPVTEASGEGLLDYVAGQPEHVVESYKSAEQSQS from the coding sequence ATGGAGATCCCAGAAAAGCTTCTCAAGTTCAAGTTCCACTTCCTCTTTGCACTCATTTTGTGCCTTACCCTTTACGCCATAACCCTCATAGCACCCAGATTTCTGACCATTTTGGCTTACTTTTGgcctctcttcctctccaccgctctctttctcttcgcTGTTGTTGTCTTCGGGAAGACCACGTTACCGGTTACCGAGGCTTCCGGTGAAGGCCTCCTGGATTATGTCGCCGGGCAACCGGAACACGTCGTAGAAAGTTACAAGTCCGCGGAGCAGAGCCAGAGTTGA